In the Dietzia lutea genome, CACACAACGCCAGGACTGCGGCATCGTCGGTGTAGGCGAGCGTCCGGGTCCAGGCCACGAGGTCAGCGGCGAGCATCACCGCCACCAGCCACGCCTGGTTGAGGGCGAACTCCCGCGAGGGAAGCCGGCCGAGCCCGGTGTCTTTGGCGTGTCGATCCGGTCCTCCACCCGGGCGTGAGCCCGGTGCCTGGCCTCGAGGAATTGGAGCTGGCCGGTGGCGGTGTTGGTGACGAACGCCTGGTAGCGCCACCCGTCGATCTCCTCGAACATCGATAGCTGGGCGCCCGGGTCGGGCCGCTCGCGGCGGACGATCACCCGCATCCCCGCCGGCCACTTGGCGAGCAGCCCAGGGGCGAGGAATCCGGTCAGTTCGGCAACCTCGGCCCCGTCGCGGATGTCGCCCGACGGGTTCAACGCCGGCCCCCACGCTTCCTCGGGGCAGGTTGCGATGGCCCGTCGCAACGGGCCGGTGATGGAGAATCCGACCGAGTAGTCCACTCGTCGACCACGGACGCGGTTCTGCTCGGTGATCCAGTTCAGCAGGTCGTGGGAGGCGCCGGCGCCGTCGGAGCGGATCAGCAGATCACGTCGATGGTTGGCGGGGACCTGGGCGATCGCCTGGCCCAGGACGTCGATGTGGTCGGCGGCGGTGTTCGACCCGGCGTTGCCCGGCCGCAGGCTCGCCGCGAGGAACTCGGTCGTGTTGTCGCACCACACGCCGATCGGGTGGTAGCCGAAGGTGCGCTTGTACGTCGGCGCCGCGTGTTCCTTTTCGCTGTGGGTGACCACGATCGTGGCGTCCACATCAAGCACGATCGCCGATCCCAGGTCCCGGCCCGCACACGCCGATGCGGGGACCCCGTCGGGCAGGAGGGACCACACATGCCGCCGCGTACGTGCATGCGCTACCTGGATCTTCTTGCGCTTGCCGGCGGTGACCTCATCGAGCGTGCGCCACACCGTCGGCGCCGAGGTTATCGGGCCCATGGCCCCGGACTGGTGGCGCAGAACAGCGATGTCGGAGATGGATTCGCCGCCATCGGCGAGGATCACCGCGGCGTCGACCAGCACCCTGCCGCGGTCATGGACCGGAGTGAACCGGCGGCGAGCCATGGCCCCGGACAGCTCGGCGGTGAGCCCGACACGGTCCGCCAGAAGACGTGGCGCTACAACCCCGGCATGAGCGATCACCCCGACACCATCAGCGGAGAAGGGCAGACCGGACGACCACGAAGTACGCCACCTACCGAGCGCTTTCTGCTTGAGGAACCGGATCCTTAGACAAGACCAGTTTTCCCTGATCAGGAAGCACTACGGTCTATTTTAGCCCAGCGATCCGCAGATCCCCGTGAATCACCGGGGCTAGCCAGCAAGCTGGCAAATTCGGACAGTAAGGGGGTTGACAGTCTGTATGGGGCGAACTATCGTCACTTCACTAACTCATACGTCCGAGTTGTAAAAACCGGTAGTCCACTCCGTCGAGGGTGCAAGGTAGATAGGAAGCGCTTTGAGATTCTCACCGATTGTTTCCGTTGCGGCGGCGACTATTGTCCTTCTGGCGGGTTGCGCAACAGATGAAAGCACTCTGAACGGTGACTCAATCACGGAACCATACTCGGGCTTGCCCGAGGACATCCTTGACTCCCGAGTGATTGAGGTCGGTGCTGACTTCGGTTACCCGCCTTACAGCTACAATCAGAATGGGGAACTCGTCGGCAGCGAAGTTGACCTGGTTAAGGCGGTCGCTGATGAGCTCGGAATCGACGCCCAGTTTACCCAGCTCGCTTATGAAACGATGATCCCGTCTGTTGCAAACGGTCGAATGCACATGCTCCTTGGGCCCTTCCAGAGTTTGCCTGAGCGGTATGAGCAGGTCACCATGATCGAAATTTTCCGTATGCAGATGCAAGCCGTCGTCAAGAAAGGGAACCCCTCCGAGTTCAATGCGGACGATCCCTGCGGCGCAATGGCTGGCGAGGGTGCGGGGAGCATCAACATGTGGACGGTCGAGGACCTTTCCGAGCAGTGCGTTGCAGCTGGCGAGCCCGCGATCGAGATTCTGCCGCTGGCAGAGAATGCCAATGCTTACCAATCAGTTCTCAGCGAGCGCACCGACTTCACGATGCAGCAGACACCGGCAGCGTTGCACATGGTGGAGACGTCGGATGACTTCGAGCTCAACGGTGACCCGATCCCGGCTCCGGCGGGTGACCTTCAGGGTTGGATTGTGCAAAAGGGCAATGACAAGCTCGTGGAATCTCTGATCTGGGCGGTGGAGCAGTTAATCGAGTCCGGCGAGTGGCGGGAGATCATGGAAAGGCACGGACTGTGGGGTTCTGCGCTACCCGGTCCACTCGTGAACACCGAGGCGCCCCGGTAATGAGCATCCCCGACACTGTAAGGACAGTAAGGGATCATCCGCGCGCCCCGATGGAGATCGTGGCTAGGCGCTACTACGGGCGCTGGGTGGCGGCCGCTCTCGCGATATTCGTACTTGCCGCTCTGGCCTGGGGGCTTTGTTCTGCCGAGGCGATGCAGTGGGATGTCGTAGGTCAGTATCTCTTTGCCCCACTCGTCCTTGTAGGCGTCCTTAACACCCTTCTGTTGACGATCTCTGCGGCTACCGTCGGAGTGGCGATCGGAACGATGGTGGCGGTAATGCGGCTGTCCAAAAACCCGGTGCTGTGGAGCGCATCGGGACTGTTTCAATGGTTCTTCCGGGGTACGCCCATCCTCGTTCAGCTTCTTTTCTGGTTCAACTTGTCATCGTTAGTCCAGCGCGTGGAGATTCCTTTCCTCGGAATCAGCGGCAATATGAACGACATCATGACTCCGTACCTTGCGGCGCTGCTCGGTCTCGGACTGAATTTCGGCGCCTACTACTCTGAGGTTGTTCGAGCCGGCATCCTCTCGGTTGACGAGGGACAGGAAGATGCGGCGGCTGCATATGGATTAACGCGCTTGCAGACACTGAGGATCATTATTTTGCCGCAGGCAATGCGTGTGATCATTCCGCCCACGGGAAACGAGTTGATCGGACTTCTTAAGTACACCTCACTAGCGAGCATTGTCGCATTCGGGGAACTAACTCGTAGTGTGAACGACGTCTACAGTGTGACCTATCAGGTCATTCCCTTGCTTGTGGTCGCATCTATCTGGTATCTCATCATCACCAGCGTACTGAACGTGGGTCAGTACTTCTTGGAGCGGCGATTCTCAAGGGGTACGACACGTCTCTCTCAGTCGAGCAGGCTGAGCCGTCTGATGAAAAAACTACGTTCGAAGGGGTCGTGACAGTGAGCGCGCCGATGGTTAAGGCAGTAGGCGTCAGAAAGGCGTACGGAGGCCTCCCGGTACTGTCGGGCTTTGATCTCGAAGTCGGGGCGGGCGAAGTCTGTACCATCCTCGGACCCAGCGGCTCTGGTAAGAGTACTTTCCTACGTTGTGTAAACCATCTTGACCCGATTGATGACGGCAAGTTAATCGTGGATGGGCAGATCCTCGGCTATCGTGAACGGCGGGGGAAACTGTACGAATTGCGAGAAACTCAATTAAGGCGACAGCGCCGCCACATCGGCATGGTGTTTCAGCATTTCAACTTGTTTCCGCATATGACGGCTGCCGAGAACGTGTCGCTTGCGCCCAGGATCGTGCACGGGCGCGGTCGAGCCGAGACTCAAATCGATGCACTATCGCTGCTGGACCGGGTAGGCCTGCGTAGCAAAGCCGAGAAGTATCCCCGGCAGCTGTCTGGGGGCGAACAGCAACGGGTCGCGATCGCGCGCGCTTTGGCGATCTCGCCGAAGCTGATGCTGTTCGATGAACCCACTAGCGCGCTCGATCCGGAGCTCGTTGGTGAGGTGTTAGGCGTCATTCGCGAAGTTGCGACGTCGGGAATCACGCTACTCATCGTCACTCACGAGATGAAGTTCGCGGCTGAAGTGTCCGACAAGGTTGTATTTATGGACGGTGGGATTGTTATCGAACAAGGTCCCCCTAGTGTCCTGACTAATCCGCGAGAGGAACGTACGAGGGCATTTCTAGACCGAGTTCTGTAGCTCGAGTTGCCATCGATGTGCCACCGAGGACTCAACTTGGCGCCCTCAGGGATCTCCAGACTACTGGGTGATCAGTTGTATGCGACGCGCTCGGACCCGGCGATAGGAGTGGTCGTCTGTAGGAGTGCCGGTGGGACCGGCGCTCAGGACTTACTTTGCCAGGCTGCTGTGTCGTAGCCGGGGCGGGACCTAGTCGAATGTGAGGAGGCAATGAAACCTCGTCGTATGAGTGTTCGAACGCTGAATTGGCCGCGAGACCGACCTCTATGTTGGGACTGGCACAACGGGTAGCAAGCTGCCTCCGGTGGTGGTGCCGGCACTGCGAGTTTTATGATTACGAACGTCCGCGCTGGATTGTGGCGGACACGTCTTCTGAAGTTGTGAGAAGGGCAGAGGGGGCTACTTGTGCCAAAGTACATTGACCACGAAGCGAGGAAGGCCGAAGTTGCAGCAGCCGTCGTACGCGTCGCGCAGGGCGGCTTGGATGCGGTCACGCTGCGCGCAGTCTCGAAGGAGTCAGGGTGGTCGACAGGGTCTATCGCCCACTACTTCCCTGACAAAGAATCGCTACTCGAGGCCGCCTTCGCGCTCATCACGGAGCGCTCACGGCGGAGTCTGGCGAAGGTCCTCATCGACGGAGATCGGGATCCGATTCTGCGCTTACGCGACTTCCTCGATGCCAAGACTGACAACGTCGCTGGTCAGCCCGATGTTATGGTCTGGTTTGCATTTTTGGGACGGGCGCTTATCGACCGCGAACTCGGCGGCCACCAGCAAGAAGCCTATGAGGCATGGGTCGAGATGGTGCGCAGCGTGATTGAAGAGGCGCAGGCGGCAGGGGACATAG is a window encoding:
- a CDS encoding transporter substrate-binding domain-containing protein, yielding MPEDILDSRVIEVGADFGYPPYSYNQNGELVGSEVDLVKAVADELGIDAQFTQLAYETMIPSVANGRMHMLLGPFQSLPERYEQVTMIEIFRMQMQAVVKKGNPSEFNADDPCGAMAGEGAGSINMWTVEDLSEQCVAAGEPAIEILPLAENANAYQSVLSERTDFTMQQTPAALHMVETSDDFELNGDPIPAPAGDLQGWIVQKGNDKLVESLIWAVEQLIESGEWREIMERHGLWGSALPGPLVNTEAPR
- a CDS encoding amino acid ABC transporter permease, with the translated sequence MSIPDTVRTVRDHPRAPMEIVARRYYGRWVAAALAIFVLAALAWGLCSAEAMQWDVVGQYLFAPLVLVGVLNTLLLTISAATVGVAIGTMVAVMRLSKNPVLWSASGLFQWFFRGTPILVQLLFWFNLSSLVQRVEIPFLGISGNMNDIMTPYLAALLGLGLNFGAYYSEVVRAGILSVDEGQEDAAAAYGLTRLQTLRIIILPQAMRVIIPPTGNELIGLLKYTSLASIVAFGELTRSVNDVYSVTYQVIPLLVVASIWYLIITSVLNVGQYFLERRFSRGTTRLSQSSRLSRLMKKLRSKGS
- a CDS encoding amino acid ABC transporter ATP-binding protein, producing MVKAVGVRKAYGGLPVLSGFDLEVGAGEVCTILGPSGSGKSTFLRCVNHLDPIDDGKLIVDGQILGYRERRGKLYELRETQLRRQRRHIGMVFQHFNLFPHMTAAENVSLAPRIVHGRGRAETQIDALSLLDRVGLRSKAEKYPRQLSGGEQQRVAIARALAISPKLMLFDEPTSALDPELVGEVLGVIREVATSGITLLIVTHEMKFAAEVSDKVVFMDGGIVIEQGPPSVLTNPREERTRAFLDRVL
- a CDS encoding TetR/AcrR family transcriptional regulator translates to MPKYIDHEARKAEVAAAVVRVAQGGLDAVTLRAVSKESGWSTGSIAHYFPDKESLLEAAFALITERSRRSLAKVLIDGDRDPILRLRDFLDAKTDNVAGQPDVMVWFAFLGRALIDRELGGHQQEAYEAWVEMVRSVIEEAQAAGDIESDRDDTGYACLLLALVDGFFLQQSFMRDYPPNHRDLARGALLILATRQGRKKLLEAESAPASAPLGLIPIP